One window of the Lemur catta isolate mLemCat1 chromosome 6, mLemCat1.pri, whole genome shotgun sequence genome contains the following:
- the LOC123640015 gene encoding natural killer cells antigen CD94-like isoform X1: MAVSQTTQWRLISGTLGVMCLLLMATLGILLKLSHSKRDIEPTSFPGLNIEPQKGSDCCSCPEKWVGYRCNCYFISGEVKTWEGSRSFCVSQNSSLLQLQNRDELACT; the protein is encoded by the exons ATGGCAG TGTCTCAGACCACTCAGTGGAGGTTGATTTCTGGGACCTTAGGAGTCATGTGCCTTTTGTTGATGGCTACTTTGGGAATTTTGTTGAAACTTT CACATAGTAAAAGAGATATCGAACCAACGTCCTTTCCAGGACTCAACATAGAACCCCAGAAAG gCTCTGACTGCTGTTCTTGCCCAGAGAAGTGGGTTGGGTACCGATGCAACTGCTACTTCATTTCCGGTGAAGTGAAAACTTGGGAGGGAAGTAGGAGTTTCTGTGTTTCTCAGAATTCCAGTTTGCTTCAGCTGCAAAACAGAGATGAACTGGCATGTACTTAA
- the LOC123640015 gene encoding natural killer cells antigen CD94-like isoform X2, with amino-acid sequence MAVSQTTQWRLISGTLGVMCLLLMATLGILLKLCSDCCSCPEKWVGYRCNCYFISGEVKTWEGSRSFCVSQNSSLLQLQNRDELACT; translated from the exons ATGGCAG TGTCTCAGACCACTCAGTGGAGGTTGATTTCTGGGACCTTAGGAGTCATGTGCCTTTTGTTGATGGCTACTTTGGGAATTTTGTTGAAACTTT gCTCTGACTGCTGTTCTTGCCCAGAGAAGTGGGTTGGGTACCGATGCAACTGCTACTTCATTTCCGGTGAAGTGAAAACTTGGGAGGGAAGTAGGAGTTTCTGTGTTTCTCAGAATTCCAGTTTGCTTCAGCTGCAAAACAGAGATGAACTGGCATGTACTTAA